One Glaciihabitans arcticus DNA window includes the following coding sequences:
- a CDS encoding alpha-mannosidase → MREFAEFLFGLSVKEPREYRRLMRIRGRIFTRLAPLRAEIVRSSEPIPFDELDRSAFRPLRAGAAWGSTFDCAWLRITGEVPAGVTDPVVMLGIRGEGLVHSNTGELLDSVSTVFQQGDLPHSGGRFRPIQVDTTGSIELFADVTYNGFILYEVGRTAYHGAFVASRDDDTYALYYDYLTLLGLANATDDSVLEAELRRALRDSFTNFARDDVAGARRSLAPSLAAESESVFEYSAIGHGHLDMAWLWPLRETRRKAARTYVRALNTIERRAEYIYGTSQPQQMLWMKQRHPALFERLKKAVADGRVEIQGSFWVEPDTNLPSGESLVRQAIVGRRFLRQEFGLTDEQLRLCWLPDTFGYNGNLPQILKGSGMDWFQTIKLAWNKVNDFPHRSFHWQGIDGSSVLVHMPPEGDYNSRGAADNLLTGLAKYPEKALGTALLVYGSGDGGGGPNEIHHEVTTRERSLRGLPKVVQSTASDFFRRLEKLDVTHTHAGELYLETHQGTYTTQGQIKRHNRLVERKLHNVEALAVITGDDSRPVLEEHWREVLLNQFHDIIPGSSIARVNREAIETYERIEGELDAYADTLVAKLPTGAGQTALNLTSFPRSEAIKVGEEWFRAEVEPYATASITPDAPHPELAFTADTLSNGLLTLRFGASGEIVSCVDASGVEHAGDGLNRLVVHKDPYVWPFNAWDIKVDYFEKAPRTLPLTASSSFVDGATVVRHQTYRGRKVTVEQRVKLEAGDDVVRFSTTVDWHEKHHMLRAEFRPTHYGATAKSEIQFGHIDRVTTENDSVERAQFETCAHKWIATENTSGGFALLNDSKYGHRAKKGLISLNLLRAPTYPDKTADRGLHHFTYAFTPFETGDLAKVVREGYRLNYPLRVTEGSILDSFARVDDPGVIIETIKVAESGGGVVLRLYESLGHPTITALRLDRAYTTATLTNLIEAPIGAADLERLEFRPFEIKTILLGD, encoded by the coding sequence GTGCGAGAATTCGCAGAGTTTCTGTTCGGACTCTCCGTCAAGGAACCGCGTGAATACCGCCGCCTGATGCGCATCCGCGGCCGGATCTTCACCCGGCTCGCTCCGCTGCGAGCGGAGATCGTGCGCTCCTCCGAGCCGATCCCGTTCGACGAGCTCGATCGCTCCGCGTTCCGACCGCTGCGTGCCGGTGCCGCTTGGGGCTCGACCTTCGATTGCGCCTGGCTGCGCATCACGGGCGAGGTACCAGCCGGTGTCACGGACCCCGTGGTGATGCTCGGCATCCGCGGCGAGGGACTGGTGCACTCGAACACGGGCGAGCTGCTCGACTCGGTGAGCACCGTCTTCCAGCAGGGGGACCTTCCGCACAGCGGCGGCAGGTTCCGACCGATTCAGGTCGACACGACGGGGAGCATCGAGCTGTTCGCCGATGTCACCTACAACGGCTTCATCCTCTACGAGGTCGGCCGCACCGCGTATCACGGCGCTTTCGTCGCGAGCCGGGACGACGACACCTACGCGCTGTACTACGACTACCTGACCCTGCTCGGGCTCGCCAATGCGACCGATGATTCCGTGCTCGAGGCCGAGCTGCGGCGAGCGCTGCGCGACTCGTTCACGAACTTCGCGCGGGATGACGTCGCCGGCGCCCGGCGCTCGCTGGCACCCAGCCTCGCCGCCGAGTCCGAGAGCGTGTTCGAGTACAGCGCCATCGGCCACGGTCACCTCGACATGGCCTGGCTGTGGCCGCTGCGGGAGACCCGGCGCAAGGCCGCTCGCACCTACGTGCGAGCGCTCAACACGATCGAGCGCCGGGCGGAGTACATCTACGGCACGAGCCAGCCGCAGCAGATGCTGTGGATGAAGCAGCGTCATCCCGCACTCTTCGAACGGTTGAAGAAGGCTGTGGCCGACGGCCGGGTCGAGATCCAGGGCTCGTTCTGGGTGGAACCCGACACCAACCTGCCCTCGGGGGAGTCGCTCGTGCGGCAGGCGATCGTCGGCCGGCGGTTCCTCAGGCAAGAGTTCGGCCTCACCGATGAGCAGCTGCGGCTGTGCTGGCTGCCCGATACCTTCGGCTACAACGGCAACCTGCCGCAGATCCTGAAGGGGAGCGGGATGGACTGGTTCCAGACGATCAAACTCGCCTGGAACAAGGTCAACGACTTCCCGCACCGCAGCTTCCACTGGCAGGGCATCGACGGCTCGAGCGTGCTGGTGCACATGCCGCCCGAGGGCGACTACAACAGCCGCGGAGCCGCGGACAACCTGCTCACAGGGCTCGCGAAGTACCCCGAGAAGGCGCTGGGTACCGCGCTGCTCGTCTACGGCTCGGGCGATGGAGGCGGCGGCCCGAACGAGATCCACCACGAGGTCACTACGCGCGAGCGCAGCCTGCGCGGCCTGCCGAAGGTGGTGCAGTCCACCGCGAGCGACTTCTTCCGCCGGCTTGAGAAGCTCGACGTGACCCACACCCACGCGGGCGAGCTGTACCTCGAGACCCACCAGGGCACGTACACGACCCAGGGCCAGATCAAGCGGCACAACCGGCTCGTCGAGCGCAAACTGCACAACGTGGAGGCGCTTGCGGTGATCACGGGCGACGACAGTCGGCCCGTGCTCGAGGAGCACTGGCGCGAGGTGCTGCTGAACCAGTTCCACGACATCATCCCGGGTTCCTCGATCGCGCGGGTGAACCGCGAGGCGATCGAGACCTACGAGCGCATCGAGGGGGAGCTCGACGCGTATGCCGACACACTCGTCGCGAAGCTGCCCACCGGCGCGGGGCAGACGGCGCTCAACCTCACGAGCTTCCCGCGGTCCGAGGCGATCAAGGTCGGTGAGGAGTGGTTCCGGGCCGAGGTTGAACCGTACGCGACCGCGTCGATTACCCCCGACGCCCCGCACCCCGAGCTCGCCTTCACGGCTGACACACTCAGCAACGGCCTGTTGACCCTGCGCTTCGGGGCGAGCGGAGAGATCGTGTCCTGCGTCGACGCGTCGGGAGTTGAGCATGCGGGCGACGGTCTCAACCGGCTCGTGGTGCACAAAGACCCGTACGTCTGGCCGTTCAACGCCTGGGACATCAAGGTCGACTACTTTGAGAAGGCCCCGCGCACCCTGCCGCTCACCGCGTCGAGCAGCTTCGTGGATGGCGCCACCGTCGTGCGGCACCAGACCTACCGCGGCCGCAAAGTCACCGTCGAGCAGCGCGTCAAGCTCGAGGCGGGCGACGACGTGGTGCGCTTCTCGACAACAGTCGACTGGCACGAGAAACACCACATGCTGCGGGCCGAGTTTCGCCCCACGCACTACGGCGCCACGGCTAAGAGCGAGATCCAGTTTGGACACATCGACCGGGTTACCACCGAGAACGACTCGGTCGAGCGAGCGCAGTTCGAGACCTGTGCTCACAAGTGGATCGCCACCGAGAACACGAGCGGCGGTTTCGCGCTTCTCAACGACAGCAAGTACGGGCACCGGGCGAAGAAAGGCCTGATCAGCCTCAATCTGCTGCGCGCCCCCACCTATCCCGACAAGACCGCGGACCGCGGTCTGCATCACTTCACCTACGCCTTCACCCCGTTCGAGACCGGGGACCTGGCCAAAGTCGTGCGCGAGGGCTACCGTCTGAACTACCCGCTGCGGGTGACCGAGGGCAGCATCCTCGACAGCTTCGCCCGGGTCGATGACCCCGGCGTGATCATCGAGACGATCAAGGTCGCCGAGAGCGGCGGCGGTGTTGTGCTGCGGTTGTACGAGAGCCTGGGGCATCCCACAATCACGGCGCTACGGCTGGACCGCGCTTACACGACAGCCACCCTGACCAACCTGATCGAGGCACCGATCGGCGCGGCCGACCTCGAGCGGCTGGAGTTCCGTCCGTTCGAAATCAAGACGATCCTGCTGGGGGACTGA
- a CDS encoding MFS transporter — protein sequence MSIAALSTRKQSLSIVTAGFGQNFVLTTVSTFMLVYLLQYAGISTAGMAVVTLIITAAKITDAILDPVMGGIIDMTRTRWGKLRPYILFSALPVAVLSGLLFSVPDTEEPLKLLYFGICYVLWGLAYTVCDVPFWGLIGSAFTDPTARTKVIGNVRAFGAIALGVSTLGMPWIARFFSFGEETTSQGWSIAAFVTSLFGMTLFLLAFFNTRERQTEAVSTGLSMRQLFSTLVKNTPLLMVLLGSVLGFGRFIVQAGGAVFVVIAYGDEGTFTLVGAAIIAGMVLSSFATPLLLKLVSAKNLVVGSSVVAAGLYLGMYFAGFENLVVILVFIFLTGLTLGIFLVVQATMIADSVDDVERRLGVRNDGISFATLTFVSKIMNALAVLVFGIFIVATGYENGVTITSGMQDTIFASITLVPAISCLISALPFLFYRLGGPRTR from the coding sequence ATGAGCATTGCAGCGCTGTCGACTCGGAAGCAGAGCCTGTCGATCGTCACGGCCGGTTTCGGCCAGAACTTCGTGCTCACGACAGTGTCGACCTTCATGCTGGTCTACCTGCTGCAGTACGCGGGCATTTCGACCGCGGGCATGGCGGTCGTCACCCTCATCATCACGGCGGCGAAGATCACCGACGCGATCCTCGACCCGGTCATGGGCGGCATCATCGATATGACGCGCACCCGCTGGGGAAAGCTGCGCCCGTACATCCTGTTCTCGGCGCTGCCGGTCGCCGTGCTGTCGGGGCTGCTGTTCTCGGTGCCCGATACGGAGGAGCCGCTCAAGCTGCTCTACTTCGGCATCTGCTACGTGCTCTGGGGCCTCGCCTATACGGTCTGCGACGTGCCGTTCTGGGGCCTCATCGGTTCCGCCTTCACCGACCCGACCGCACGCACGAAGGTCATCGGCAACGTGCGTGCCTTCGGCGCCATCGCGCTCGGCGTCTCCACGCTCGGCATGCCGTGGATCGCGCGCTTCTTCAGCTTCGGCGAAGAGACCACCAGCCAGGGCTGGTCGATCGCCGCCTTCGTCACCTCCCTGTTCGGGATGACGCTATTCCTCCTCGCCTTCTTCAACACCCGCGAGCGTCAGACCGAGGCGGTCAGCACGGGACTCTCGATGCGCCAGCTGTTCTCGACCCTGGTCAAGAACACCCCGCTGCTCATGGTGCTGCTCGGCTCCGTGCTCGGCTTCGGTCGCTTCATCGTGCAGGCTGGCGGCGCGGTCTTCGTCGTGATCGCGTACGGCGACGAAGGCACCTTCACCCTCGTCGGCGCGGCCATCATCGCGGGCATGGTGCTGTCCTCCTTCGCGACACCGCTGCTGCTGAAGCTCGTCTCGGCGAAGAACCTCGTCGTCGGCAGCTCGGTCGTCGCGGCGGGCCTATACCTCGGCATGTACTTCGCGGGCTTTGAGAATCTGGTCGTCATCCTCGTCTTCATCTTCCTCACCGGCTTGACCCTCGGCATCTTCCTGGTCGTGCAGGCGACGATGATCGCCGATTCGGTGGATGACGTGGAGCGCCGGCTCGGGGTGCGCAATGACGGCATCTCCTTCGCCACGCTGACCTTCGTCTCGAAGATCATGAATGCACTGGCCGTGCTCGTCTTCGGCATCTTCATCGTCGCGACCGGCTACGAGAACGGCGTCACGATCACGAGCGGCATGCAGGACACGATCTTCGCGTCGATCACGCTCGTGCCGGCGATCAGCTGCCTGATCTCGGCCCTGCCGTTCCTGTTCTACCGGCTCGGCGGGCCACGGACTCGCTGA
- a CDS encoding glycoside hydrolase family 36 protein, translating to MLEDLIDSNAIVPVDGGWIAPAGPVEIKHPGALTFYRHGWNSWSPTGWSPLAESPMRIYGDPGRTLTADDAAHDDPTRHEGSAVGALDLADGRVLLLGALGLGSPRVGASVDTLWGYSEEPVEWFVGLGDEVTVFARYAELLTDRLGTPLARPIETLWCSWYSFFEDIDETTLRDTIDELGSLPLDVIQIDDGWETVVGDWTPNERFPTGMSGLADQIRDRGSLPGLWLAPLIALPGSTLATEHPDWLVHNESGQPLVAGFNWESHYFALDTTHPEVQQHLRAVFAEVTGWGFQYLKLDFLYAGALVGVRHENIPRERVYREALELIREVVGPDVYLLGCGAPLIPSIGVLDGARVGPDTGSDWAKPATISDPSHEGGLNGFAASVERLWMRDLFQVDPDVAFFRSTGTTLTEPQKQVIVDAARVAGFRSTSDPLAWLSDSERAELGEFFETSPGVTRLARYRYSVDGREVDFGPAIAESRSGRESLSESVARRAGRTGTAGPRSGS from the coding sequence GTGCTTGAGGATCTGATCGACTCCAACGCCATCGTTCCCGTCGATGGCGGCTGGATCGCTCCCGCCGGTCCGGTAGAGATCAAGCATCCCGGCGCCCTCACCTTCTACCGGCACGGCTGGAACTCCTGGTCACCCACCGGCTGGTCGCCACTCGCCGAGAGCCCCATGCGGATCTACGGCGACCCGGGCCGCACCCTCACCGCTGACGACGCGGCCCACGATGACCCCACCCGGCACGAGGGCAGCGCCGTAGGCGCGCTCGACCTGGCCGACGGACGGGTGCTACTGCTCGGCGCTCTCGGCCTCGGCTCACCGCGCGTCGGCGCGTCCGTCGATACGTTGTGGGGCTACTCCGAGGAGCCGGTCGAGTGGTTCGTCGGCCTCGGCGACGAAGTGACGGTGTTCGCCCGCTACGCCGAACTACTGACCGACCGGCTGGGGACGCCGCTCGCACGTCCCATCGAGACGCTGTGGTGCAGCTGGTACTCGTTCTTCGAGGACATCGACGAGACGACCCTGCGCGACACGATCGACGAGCTGGGGTCGCTTCCGCTCGACGTCATCCAGATCGATGACGGCTGGGAGACTGTGGTCGGCGACTGGACGCCGAACGAGAGGTTCCCTACCGGGATGTCCGGGCTGGCAGACCAGATTCGGGATCGCGGCTCCCTCCCCGGCCTCTGGCTTGCGCCGCTGATCGCGTTGCCCGGATCGACGCTGGCCACGGAACATCCCGACTGGCTGGTGCACAACGAGAGCGGCCAACCGCTCGTCGCCGGCTTCAACTGGGAGTCGCACTACTTCGCCCTCGACACCACGCACCCCGAGGTGCAGCAGCACCTGCGCGCCGTGTTCGCCGAGGTGACGGGTTGGGGGTTCCAGTACCTCAAACTCGACTTCCTCTACGCGGGCGCCCTGGTCGGCGTGCGTCACGAGAACATTCCGCGCGAGCGGGTCTACCGCGAGGCGCTCGAACTCATTCGCGAGGTCGTCGGGCCCGATGTCTACCTGCTCGGCTGTGGCGCGCCGCTCATCCCCTCGATCGGTGTTCTCGACGGTGCCCGGGTCGGCCCCGACACCGGCTCCGACTGGGCGAAGCCGGCCACGATCTCCGACCCGAGCCACGAGGGCGGCTTGAACGGTTTCGCAGCCTCGGTCGAACGGCTCTGGATGCGCGACCTCTTCCAGGTCGATCCCGACGTCGCCTTCTTCCGCAGCACCGGCACGACTCTGACCGAGCCCCAGAAGCAGGTGATTGTGGATGCCGCCCGCGTCGCAGGCTTCCGCTCGACCTCCGATCCGCTCGCCTGGCTGAGCGACTCGGAGCGCGCTGAGCTCGGAGAATTCTTCGAGACCTCGCCCGGAGTCACGCGGCTGGCCCGCTACCGCTACTCGGTCGACGGCCGTGAGGTCGACTTCGGGCCTGCAATCGCCGAGTCCCGCTCGGGGCGCGAGAGCCTCAGCGAGTCCGTGGCCCGCCGAGCCGGTAGAACAGGAACGGCAGGGCCGAGATCAGGCAGCTGA
- a CDS encoding Imm61 family immunity protein has translation MTASQLTREDLELISAPSTYTVTPVDDGFDLSDARGDIRYKVRPGWRVSRSERSGPFIDVFSASGGAAVQRYLLLRFAADVRLGHDLPWLHPEQREIAPGFTIESTDEGQLLHGPDGVAECFRPGNPGLYEATTFSWLARADVADLLRSLLDAAGEPLLAAWVQRPIPRIAVKRLAWNGTAEVPAVIVYTQPDYTTHRVTVTIGRDSWTSDGPDAFAALDGVREQLEPLGISLLVEGARVGSYPSGMQRDQGSGLVVYRMEPGAKPTQRDVRDTFGAVGRDEVGSIAEQVRFFRDWLA, from the coding sequence ATGACAGCCTCTCAGCTCACCCGCGAGGATCTCGAGCTGATCTCCGCGCCCAGCACGTACACGGTCACGCCCGTCGACGACGGATTCGACCTGTCGGACGCGCGCGGGGACATTCGCTACAAGGTTCGTCCGGGCTGGCGGGTGTCCCGCTCGGAGCGCTCCGGGCCGTTCATCGATGTGTTCTCGGCGTCGGGCGGAGCGGCTGTGCAGCGGTACCTGTTGCTCCGCTTTGCCGCCGACGTCCGCCTGGGACACGACCTGCCGTGGCTGCACCCTGAGCAGCGCGAGATCGCTCCGGGCTTCACCATCGAGTCGACCGACGAAGGGCAGCTCCTGCACGGTCCCGACGGCGTGGCCGAGTGCTTCCGACCCGGTAACCCCGGCCTCTACGAGGCGACAACCTTCTCGTGGCTGGCTCGCGCAGATGTCGCCGACCTGCTCCGTTCACTGCTCGATGCGGCGGGGGAGCCGCTGCTCGCGGCCTGGGTGCAGCGACCGATTCCCCGTATCGCCGTAAAGCGTCTCGCGTGGAACGGCACGGCGGAAGTGCCGGCGGTCATCGTCTATACACAACCGGACTACACGACGCATCGTGTCACCGTCACGATCGGCAGGGACTCGTGGACGTCCGACGGCCCCGATGCCTTCGCTGCGCTCGACGGTGTGCGCGAGCAGCTCGAACCACTCGGCATATCGTTGCTCGTCGAGGGCGCTCGGGTCGGGAGCTACCCGAGTGGCATGCAGCGCGATCAGGGCAGCGGTCTCGTCGTCTACCGGATGGAGCCGGGCGCCAAGCCCACCCAGCGCGACGTGCGCGACACTTTCGGCGCGGTCGGGCGGGACGAGGTGGGCAGCATCGCCGAGCAGGTGAGGTTCTTCCGCGACTGGCTCGCCTGA